The genomic segment ACCCTGAAAACAGTTTGAAGAAAAGTGTGTGGATGTTTCAACAAACTTGTTGGAAGAATGAAAGGACATTCAACtctaataatttttctaattcttgGATTATTCTACTGAGCTATACATTTATAACGCTTCTGTAAACTAACCAGAACACCCTGTGCAGAGGCTTGCTTCTCTAGCCCAGTATATACTGCACTCTGGCTCATAAATTAATCCTTCTTGGGTGTAAGTAAATTCCCTGAAGCATGATAACACAGCCATGAATAGACCCAGAATGTCTATTTCTGGGTATACAGAACACAATgcaattgttattttaataataactaGTGTGTTCACCCCGTGAAAGTAGGCAACTGGCCTCATAATTTCTGAAAACACTGTCAGCTGCATCTGCGGAAATCTGAGGGAATTCTGTTTTTTGAAACAGTCTTTCCAGGTGCATGCAGATGTGAGTGTACTTATGAATTGGAGCATAACTTTTTCAGCCTTGGCACTGTGTCTGTTCATGGTCTGATTTGGGGAGCCATGAAAGTACATTGGGAAGTCCATTGACTCCTCTGGATTCCCTGGCTACCACCAAATGTACCAAGATGCATGCTGGTCATCCCAAAGAGTTGACGGGGTTTGGTTTAACCCTGGTTCTCCATTGATGAACCTGGAAACACTATTCTAAATTATGGGCTCTAACGCCCTGGCATGAGTACActaaaaaaaactgaaattatgtTCTAATGATATAACAAATGAATtgctgttttttttaagaaaaaactgagTAATGAAGAGCCACATTCTTTTCAATGGACTTATACTGTTTACCTGCACTTAACAATAGAATGACAGGTATAAGAGCAGGGACCAAATCATTGCCAGCTACACACGCACATGGTGTATAGCTGTGTACATACAAATACTTTTGGCCACTGTCTGCTTTTACTAAATCAAAGTCTAGATTATAGTGTGATTTGCTCTTTGTTTAAACACTGctatatgaaaagaaataagaatacagTGCAGGGACTCCTCACTTTCACTCTGAACACTAGAGATAATGCAGACTGAGGTTCCCAGCTTACAGCAAGTGGAATCCTCTTCAGAGTCCCAGACAGGGCCACCCTCCAAAGCCAAGACTACTAGGACTTACACAATGAACCCCCCCAGGACTTGTGTCCAAGACTTTCACTCCTTTCTTCTGTGGGAACAACCTTCACCCTTGGGTGAAGGGAAAACCCAGGGCTTGACCTACCTCTAGCCTAGGTGTGGCAGAGGCAAGGTGTCTCAGCAAGAGTGATGTTGCCATTTACCTCTGCATTTACAGCAGAAGGAAACTATCATTGGAGTTCCAGGAAGGAACTGTgaggaaaaaatgtgaaacatCAAGAGAGTGAATAGAAAGCAAGACCAAACTTTCTTTCACAGGCAGAGAGCTCATGGGGTGGAAACAGTGAGGCGTGTGGTGTGCTTCTTCCGAGGACCCTCTACTGCTGCAGTGGAGCCAGCTCGGGGACAGTGGGGGACATTAGGGCAGTTAACTGTTAAGGATATCTAGTACACCATAATTTTTCAAAAGCCCTGATGGACCCTAATATTCCATCAactctcatttcctcattttgcaATTAGATTAGTCTAAAGAGGAACTGGTAACTTTAGGAGAACTATGcttttttttgtagtttcagcaacttctttctttcccattggTTCAGTTTGCACCAAGCTCTCTGGCTGCTCCTTAGGACTGGCTTGTGGCTGGGGCTGTCTGAACCATGAACAGCTTTAGGGGTGCTGTGTTCTTCTGGGTAGTGGTAACATGGGCTAAAATGGGCAAACTTCTGGGAGAGACAGATGAGGCTGGATCTCAAACATGCAAGAGTGCCTTAAAACTACCAGTTCTGGAAGTCTTACCTGGAGGGGGCTGGGATAATCTGCGGAATGTGGACATGGGACAGGTGATGGACTTGACTTACACCAACTGCAGGACCACAGAGGATGGACACTACATCATCCCCAATGAAATCTTCACCATCCCCCGGAAACAGAGCAACCTGGAGATGAACTCAGAAATCCTGGAGTCCTGGGTGAATTACCAGAGCAGCACTTCCAACTCTATCAACACGGAGCTCTCCTCCCTTTTTTCCAAAGTCAACGGCAAGTTCTCCCTGGACTTCCAGAAGATGAAGACCCTTCAAGTGAAGGACCAAGCTGTAACCACTCAGGTTCAGGTAAGAAATCTGATCTACACAGTCAAAATCAATCCAGTTTCAAAACTAAACTGGGGGTTTAAGAAGCTGCTCATGGACATCTCTGACCGTCTGGAGAACAACCAGACGCGGATGGCCACCTACTTGGCAGAGCTAGTGGTCCTCAACTATGGCACCCACGTTATCACCAGTGTGGATGCTGGGGCTGTTCTCATCCAGGAGGACCACATCAGGTCCTCCTTCCTCCAGGACAGCCAGAGCAGCCGTAGTGCTGTGACTGCATCTGCTGGAGCTGTCTTTTTTGATGTCGTGAACTTCAAATTTGAGGAGAACTACACCTCACAGAATGCCTTCACCAAGAGCTACCTTTCCAACCGAACCAACTCCAGGGTGCAAAGCATTGGAGGGGTTCCTTTTTACCCAGGCATCACCCTCCAGACCTGGCAACAGGGCATCGCCAACAACCTGGTGGCCATAGACCGCACCGGCCTGCCTCTGCATTTCTTCATCAACCCCGATATGCTGCCTGACTTGCCAGGGCCCTTGGTGAAGAAGTTGTCTAAGACAGTGGAAACTGCTGTGAGACGCTACTACACCTTCAACACCTACCCTGGATGCACAGATCTCAGTTCGCCCAACTTCAATTTTCAGGCCAACACTGATGACGGCTCTTGTGAGGGGAAAATGACCAACTTCTCCTTTGGTGGGGTTTATCAGGAGTGCACCCAGCTGTCAGGGAGTGGGGCTGTCCAAGCCTGCCAAAACTTGCAGCAGAAGAATCCACTCACTGGTGATTTCTCCTGCCCCTCTGGCTACTCCCCAGTCCACCTGCTGACTCAGATCCACGAGGAGGGTTACAATGGCCTGGAGTGTGTACGGAAGTGCACCCTCCTCGTCTTCTGCAAGACAGTGTGTGAAGATGTATTCCGAGTGGCAAAGGCTGAATTTAAGGCTTTTTGGTGTGTGGCCAGTGACCAAGTACCAGAATACTCAGGACTACTTTTTGGGGGCCTCTTCAGCGGTAAGAGCATTAACCCTTTGACAAATGCACAGTCATGTCCAGCTGGCTACTTTCAATTAAGACTCTTTGAAAGCCTCAAGGTATGTGCCTCTCAGGACTATGAGCTGGGATATAGATTTTCGGTCCCCTTTGGTGGGTTCTTTAGCTGTGTGGTTGGGAACCCCTTGGTGGATTCTGCCATATCCAAAGACTTAGGGGCACCTGCTCTGAAAAAGTGTCCCGGGGGCTTCAGCCAACACCTGGCCTTCATCAGCGATGGGTGCCAAGTGTCTTACTGTGTCAAGTCTGGGCTCTTTACAGGAGGGGCTCTGCCCCCCGCCAGGCTCCCGCCTTATACCCGGCCACCCCTCATGAGTCAGGCTGCCACCAACACTGTCATGGTGACTAATACTGAGACTTCAAGCTCCTGGATTAAAGACCCCCAGACCAACCAGTGGAGGTTGGGAGAGCCGGTAGAGCTGCGCCGGGCCATGAAGGTCATGCACGGAAACGGTGGTCTGTCAGGGGGAGAGGCCGCTGGCGTCACATTGGGGGTCACCACCTTCCTAGCAGTTCTCATCGCCCTGGTCATCTATCACACTCGGAAGTACAAGAAGAGGGGGTACCAGGTGATCGAGGACGAGAGGCAGGGTTTGGCTCCTGGCACTGCAGAGACAGGGGACACCCCTGACCAAGAGCAGGGGCAATGTTCAGCCTAAATCTGTCCCGGAACACTGTTTCATTTCTGGGCAGAGCTTCAAGCAGGtctttcattccttctctctccacttctGCTTCCTAACTACTGAACTGGCAAGTACAATCAAAATCAGGTATAACTTCGAGACTTCTTTATGTCCCTGGGCCAGGAAATTAATAGAGCTACATGAACAACTttgaggtagggggtggggaaaagTTGTGACTTTCTAAGCAAGAATCACCCTGGGGAGTAAAAAATTAAGGGGTATCTTTTCTCTATGTGAACCATGAATTATTTTCATCTGACTGCAGATGCGTTAAAGGAGGGGGGGGAACGCTGACATTTGAATTTGTAGATGATGCATTTGATCTGAGGTTGGCCATAGTTTCCAATTCATGTGCTGTTAGAATTTCTGCCTTTAAAGCTTACCATccagctgttttgttttttaaagctgtCTGGATCTCATGTTTCTGGGGGCTGACAGAACCCCAGAAGGCACAGAAGTCTGTCGTGGCCACAGCTTTTCAGTTCGAGGGCTTACTGTTGATAGCCTGTGTCATTTCCTCTGGGTCATCTCAACATCCTCCGAACAAAAACTGTGTTGTTTATACCAAGCCCGTGTTTTCCAACTTCCCCACAGTTTAAGACTCACTTAGACAGACCACCCTTGGACTTCGTCCTAATTCATAATgttctcagaaaatattttaccttATGAAGTTCTATTAGGATGTCAAGGGAAAAAGGGTAATTTGTAGAAAAGCAGTGAGTGAGGAAAGGGTAAAAAGTGGAAAAGAGTCTGTTGCTCAGGGGAAATTGGAATTCTTACTTATGACCAGCtccctggcttctttctcttagctTGTCATAAAtgtggtaaagaaaaaaagaaaaaagaaagcacatcGATTTGAATAGATCAAGCACTACAGTTTCTTGGTCTGAGTTACCAAAGTAGAACGCCTTCCTCTTCCATGAATGGACCTTATCCTTCCTGACTCCTGTCACATGCACCCCCTGACCCCCCCACCTCACATTCCAACAAGAAGTCTACATTTTTCTCAGGGTGGGAAACAAGGAATAAAGCAAGAAGTAGAAGTAAGCCTACACCTACGTTTTATATTCTCCTGAAAACCAGATGGCATAGACACCAATTATGCACctcaccttcattttttttcccaacaaAAAGGGAGCTAGCATGGTCCAATCCATGCTTTTAAATGAAACGAAAGAGGCGTCAGCTGATCCCCCTCAGGTTGCTGCTGACAGGAGGCATGACAGCCAGCTGGCTCTGGGGGCCTTGCCCAGTGTCAATACCAAGCTCTCCCAGTTGTAACGGCCAGGGTGAATCTATTAATGTTCTTCCAAACCACTTTTAAAAGTTAGATATTTCTCACCCAATCGAATGTCATTAGTGAGTGGTGTTCTGTGAGGGACAACTTGTCCTCTCCTGGTGCACAGTCACAGTCAAGAGCTGAGGTTTACAAAAAGTCCTTCATCTGAGGAGCATGGAGCACCCCAGTCTGGGGGACGATGGGAAGGGCCCCCCTCACCTCCCGCTGTGATGAAGAGCATGACAGAACCggagtccccccacccctgactgCCCAGCCAGGGACACCGATTTCTCCAATCCCTTCACTTAACCCCACCTCTTAAGCATTAAAATGTTTCTCTAACCCTCCGGGTGTTTTGTGGGTAAGTGTCAGCCAAGCTAACCACTTTTCTGCAAATACTGATTTTCCCACGAATTCTTTGAAGATTACTGAGTCAGAGAGACAAAGTAGGGCTGGTGGCTTCCGGGCTTTCCACGCACGAACTGCCCATTGGAATGGAAAAAGTCCCACACTTATATTTTGACTAACAaaactgtgcatttaaaaaacatacctAAGGACTACTCTGTCTGAACGTTCACCCAGAGGAAATCGGAACCTGGGGTCGTAGTGTGCAAGTCAGCACCCGGGGGGAGAGCTCCCAGGCCTTGCTTTCCTGGCTGCTGGGCTCGGGCTGGGGTCTGTGGGGAGGCCAATCCGGCGTCCAAGAAAACCACACCCTGTGGCCTTTCAGAAATGGAGCCCCACTTGGGAACAAGGGAGGCTGTGcagtgacattttatttttgtgttctcgTGAATATCGGGATTAAACATTTATCTGAAAAACGACAGCCTTAAACTATTGAAACGTGCACTCTAGTGTGGTCAGGTGGAGGGAGCTTTAAGTGAACATTCAGGGTTTTTAAGAAGGTCTTTTCCCCACAGGTTCGTTTACTTATTTCCCCTGCTGTGGGGTCGGTTTTCTTTAGAGGAACAAGAAGTCAAGGCAGGCCCTTTGGTCAAATGTGTGGGTGAAAAAGATGTGAAAAGCATAGGGAAGAGGGACTCCCCCCACCCAGTAGAAGGGCTTGTGGTTGCTTACAGGCTCTGGGTCGTACCCCAATGTCTCGTGATGGGTGCCCTGACCTACAGAAAGCAGAAGGCTACAATCTGTGGTTGTTCATTTGCCATTTATTGTTCTGCACATACACCTCATGAGCACCAGGTGGCGATGTCCTCTCACAGAGCAACACCAAGGACTTCAAAGCACACCAGTTACAGATTTACATCAGGACATTCACCTGCCCTCTCCCAGAAACCCACCCCCAGTCAAATGCCAGTGACCACAGACAAGGAAAGGGGACAGGACCCTTTCCTGTACCACGTGGGGCCTCCCCCCAATCTTCTCATGCACACAAACAGTGCAATACCAGGACGAGTACTTTCGACCAAGTCTAAAACCACAGAGGGAAGGGATAAAACATACAGCACACACAACCACATATACACAATTAATCCTTAAGGGATGAGCATCTGACGGGGTCTGTCACCCCTGGAGAtgcagggagggaggaactgGGCTGCTGGTGCTGAGACGATGAAAGGAAAGGCAGGGAAGCCCCTGCATGGGCCAGGGAGCTCAGCAGGGCTTCCCGGTGGGGACACCCCTGTGTCAGAGTGGTGGATGCACAGGGCCTCTGCTGGCAGGGCTGCCACGGAACCTGAGACCGTACCTTTCCAAGTTGGctcaagagaaagagcaaaggaatGCCTGCCACCTTGCCTGGCTGGCACAGTGTCAGAAAGGAAGTTCAAGACCCTTTCTGCCCAGACATCCCACAAGAAGATGAGGATGAGGTAGCCCCTGCTGAGCATCCTCGGAGAGGAAGGGAATGGGGCACAGACACAACCAACATCCTGGGGAGAGGCTTGAAGGCATGATGACTTGCTCCCAAAGTGGTGTTGTCCTGGTATACTGCCTGCCTTGTCACTCTCGGGTCCTCTTTCCCACCCGtaccttccttcctctgcctgccGCAGGAAATCAGCTTCTCCCCACTGCTCGTGGCCAGTTGTCAAAGCCCGtcttctttcttccccaccccctactGCACAGTTGTGTTTCTACCCACGGACCCTCCGTCCGATTCCCCATCACCGTGGGTGACAAGACCAGCAGAGATTTGACAAGGGTGAAGGCGGATTCGGTAGTGGCCTACAGGGGGGCTCTCTGCTGATGGCCAGCACACGGGTAGCCTGGCAAGGGCACGGGGCGTGACATTAAACACCGCAGCAGTGTCTCTTCCATTGAGTTCGGATGTTCCTTTCCCGACTGTGGCAGGAAATCACTCTGCGGCACAGTGAGCTCGGGACTGACCTCCCCGTTTGCTGGTGAGATATACGGCTGGCTGCCGACTGATGGGAGCGTCGGCAACCAAGAGGGCAGACACAATTGCTCCTGTCAgagctccctctgctggagccggTGAACGTCCCTACAGCCATTTGGAAAAGAAGGGGAGGCTCAGCACCAGCATCATGTCCCCAAGAACTGGGTGATGCGCAGGTAAACCCACTGGTCACACGAACAGCAAAAATGGCTGCAGGCCTCAGAGCAAGCAGCTCTGAAGCCGGCTCTCAGGAAACCTTGGTTTCCAGTTCTCATTTAAGTACCATTTTTGAAGGTtcttttgcttccatttttctagcatcaaaaaccttccaaatattatgaaatgtatatgtgtatatatatatatatacgtcaAACCCCCAAAATATGAGGTATATAATTCAAATTAGTCTCCAGAGGAAATTCCCTCAAACATACAGTTCAAAGAACCCACTTTCAAAGGGGGAATTGGGTTTCCCTTCTTGAtaccccttctctcctccctgaccCTCGATTCATTCCTTAGCAGGAGCCCAAGGCAAGGGGAATGATGGGGATGATACAGGCAGGGTCTTGGGACACAACCCAGACAGATGTTGGACTAGACCACAAGGCGGTCCTAACCCTGGTGGGTGGGCTGAAGAGTCTCCTTCCATGTTCTAGGTCAATCTGTAACAGATGAGGGAGATGAGAGGCCCAGCACCACCCCTGGGCTCTAATTAACAAATTTGCATTGGCCCAGATTGAAGCTCTCAGAAAAACGAGGCTGGATGAAGACTGGCTCCCGTCCAAtctcaaaagacacagaaaaagggGTCAGTCCAGCCCTCACCTTACACATCTCCCCAAACACAGTTCTGACTCGGTCAGGGTCCAAGTTTACTATGGGAGGGGTTGGCTAAGGGTAGGAGAAGCCAAGGGGCCACAGCCTGGCTCTCTGATCCCCATCGGATCTGGGGTTTGGCATCTTGCAAAACAGATTGTGAGAACAGGATGGGACTGTCCACCAGCggtgcgcacacgcacacacgcgtgctcacacccacacacacgcATACGCACAGGaggcacagagcccagcacaggctCTGTTCACAGTGACTTCATGAAACTAGTGGAATCTTTGAGCTGGTCCGGGATGCGTTGGGAAGAAGGCTTCAGGCTCCTCTCCCTGCGGACAGTGCAGATGCTAAGTGGGACGCCGGCTCCGGTCTGATCGGAGAGTGGCTGGAAACATCACGGGGTGCCACCCAGAGAGGACCCCCAGAGCCCATCCATCCGCATGAGAGAAGCAGATGCCTCTGTGGGCAGGTCAATGgtgtgaggaggaaggagggcccAGAAAAGCCAGGGACTCTCATGAGAGCTGAGTGTGCTCCCAGAGGCCTCTGCTTGCCCGACCCTCTTGGCAAGAAGTGCTTCCTCACTCTACACGGAGGCATTGATTTTTGATGTCACAGCAGTTTAGTGGTTCACCCCTTTGCTCCCCAACCTTGCACAGTGAGAGCTCCTCACctccaggggaggggagaaaagcagAAATTCCACGTTTGGAAGTGGAAGCAGCAAGAAGCCAGCGGGGGCAATGGACCTCAGGCTTCACGAGGCCAGGGTACAGAGTGCCTGTGCACTGCCCGTACCCTAAGTGTGCTGACCATGCCCCCACTTAAGGGCTTGAGGGGTGGTATTCTTGCCTACCCAGCACCAAAAACTCCATAGGAACAGACCAGGGATGGCCTTCATTCCGTGTCCCTTTTCTGATGGACGAGGTTTATGAATGATGTCCCCTTATTCCATCTGGCTCCCCCCTGTCCCTAGGAGGGATGAGGGGTGGAGGCAGGACAAGAGGGGAGATGAGGGAGTCGGGAGGACAGGGAACCAACTTCTACCTCGACTCTCCCCATTTCCTGCTCTGTGGTCCTCACAACCCCTCCCCCCTAAAGCCCTTCCAGCTCAGTCCTTCTCCTGGGCAGTGCTGTCCTCAGAGATGCCCTGGGCAGCCAGTTCAGCCAGCACATTATCCAGGTAATTGGCATCTGGGTAGCCATGGCCAGTGAGGTTAGAGCCAAACTCTGTCTTGTGGTGGACCTCATTCCAGATGACGGTGTCCGACTCGCCCGTCGTGCTGGAGGTTCCAATGGCAAAGATGAGGCGGCGATCCCAGGCCACCAGCAGCAGCTTCAGAACCTGCGAGACAAAAGGCAGAGACCAAAGTCAGACTTTAGTGTTGGCTAGAGACCATCCTTTGCAGGTGAGGGATTCTTGCCAAGGGCTCCACCGCTTCCTGCATCGCGAGGCCCTAAGTGAAGGGACAATTTGGTTGTGGAGTCAGGACCTGCGGGTCCGTCTTGACTCTGTCCCTGTCtgactgtgtggccttggaaaaGTTAATCCACCTCTCTGAGACTTAATTTCCTTATGTATAAAACAGCAATTGTACGATCTGCCTCTAAAGGCTGTGAGTAGGTTAGCAGGTGCTGCGTGAAAAAGACTTTAatagcagtgcctggcacacacccTTCAACCCACGTTAGCTACCGATACCACAGCTGCAGTTTAAAAGTTAGGACCTAGGAGTGGGAGGCACTTCTGATCTGAGATCTTCTGAAGCTGtgcctgccacccacccccacctcaaagCAGTATTAATTTACCCCCAGCTAACATCGGGTACTATTTCTGCGATGGCAAGGTTGAAGTGTTGTGACCCCTTCAAGGCCATTTCATACACAATGCTCAGCGGGTCCTTACACACGCACTTTGAATGAAGTCTGGCAGGTGCCATTGTCATCTCGCTTTTAcaggtgaggcccagagaggtctcAGGGCTTGCAAGAGTACTCTAATTCAGCTCAGATGAAAACTACATATTGTCTAGCATGAAGAAGATTCCTGATAAAAATGCATTGGTTTCAAAACTGAATGACGGTAGACATGGCGTGGGCCGGAGGTGGGGAatcataataatagtaataatagtaatagcagACATGAAAACTGTGAGCTACCATTCCGTGCTTCAGAGCACCTGATCAAACAAAGTAGGTTCTAAGGTTCTGAATTTCTACCAAGCTTATAGATGTTGCCACTGGTATTGGTCCCAGGACCAGCTGTTAAGCAGCAAAGTTCTAAAGGAAGGATTCTGAAACAAATGAATTATTGCAGGAATAGCCAGGTGAGGAAAAAACCCAAAGTCCTGCCCCACCGTCCTACAAAAAAAATTTGAATTGTATCCACCCTTATGTATGGTTGACTCAACAATGACCTCACTTCCATGGGCATCTAGAGTGAAGAGAGACCTGCTTCTTTTTACCCTGTGCGTCGTAGGAAGCAAAACTGGGGTCCCTAACACAGAAGTAAATGACCTGACGCCCCGCCtcttacttttctccctttctcgcTGTCTGGGAGGTAACAGTGTCGCGGGAAGCCACGGGCGCTGAAACTCTTCCCAGGATTCGGGTGTTCTGGCCCCTGAAAGCACAGACAGAAAACAAAGGGCATTTTCCCACATATTTCTGATGAGGGGATGCACACTGTGACTCATGCAAAGAATGAAGACAATAATAATGGCTATAGAGTCTAGACAGAGAACAGACCCAAAAAGCAGCGGGAGTGGAGCCCTCAGGCCTGGGCTTGGACCCGAGCTGCAGCCTCCCAGCTGTGCTAGCTGCAGCCCTGTCTGGGGGCCTCGGTCTCCCATCGTTAGACAGGACGGACGTGGAATTCTCATCTTCTGCGGCTGCTGCGAATGTTGAGTGAGCATGGCGCCTGCTTGCATGCtaagagctcagtaaatgtttggcATGGTCACCACCATCATCTGTTCTGACTGTTTTGTTTTACAGAAGAAGACTACTACAGCCCTTAGAGGCAAAATGACGTCTGTAATTAATGGCTTTGCTAAAACTGAAGCCTCGGATTTCTGAGGCACACGCTGGACTTTTTACCTCCAAACAGCTCAGAAGAACTCCAGGGCCTCGGAGCTGTGAGCTGTGCCTGCAGCGTTGTCTGAATGATTCCTGTGGGGTTTCTCCTCTGTCCTCACGGCTTTCTGGTGTGTGTCCTTGTTTAACAATATGGACTGGGAAACTCATGACTAAAAATCTAACAACATTTCAACTGTTGTGGCCCAGTCCTATTAAGCAGCCTCAGGCCCCTGGGTAGGAAAGACCCCGAAGCAGAATTTAACCAGAAAGCAGGCTTCCCAGTCAGGGTCCAGAGTGGGTCCACTGGCCCCTTTGAGAAATTCATGAAAAGTGAGGGATTTTCCCCCAGTAACACATTTTTTACCTAAACACAAATATTTGTCTATCGTTTCAGAGCATCCCTGACCCCCTCGGAGTCTGAAACCTGTTTTAAAATCCCTTCTAGATAAAACCAACATAGTATTGATAATGGCACACTTGTCCCGGCACCGATGATCAGTACATGTGTCCTGGCTGAAGAAATGAATGAGCGCGAGAACGGACGCATGAACGACAAATCTGCAAGAAAGCacagattttttcattttctcttactaTAGGCAAtgattccaaaataatttttaaattctggggtttagtttttgttgttgttttttcttttttttaacagcgCAGTTTGGGATCCCCTGTGGCCTTGCAAGCCGGACAGCGCTGTAAGTGCAGAGGGGTCTCAGAGAAGGGAGAGGTCACGCCCCACTCAAAGAGCAACGGCGACTTCTTGGCGATGCAGGACCAGACAGTCCTGAATTTCATATTCGTAAGAAATCGCTCCCCAGGTGCAACATCCCTGTGGCCACGGCTGTTTCTCAGCCAGGTTGCTTTACGGAAGGGCCGGTTCCCACCACGGCACTGCCTGCCCCTCTGCCGCCTGGGACAAGATGCGGAGGCAGGGCCGGCACAGGCACGGCCGCCGGCCTGCCTGGCGCTGACCCAGCAAAGCTGCATGCTGCTGGCGCACTGCTAAGCAAAGCAGTCAGGCAGTCACGACTCGGCCTCCCAGTTTCTCCCCCAGGGCACTGCTCCCTGCAGTGAAGGCCGAGCTTACAGGCCTGGACTCCTCACGGAAGCCCAAGCTTCCACGGGCTGAGAAAGGGCAATAAAGTCAGGACCTTAACccacaattataaaggacacatggacaataacaagggggggaggtggaaacaggggagggaggtggggatggctggggtggtggggaagggtggggggagaaggcagaaagctgtacttgaacaacaataaaaaataaataaataaataaaaaatcaggaCCTTAATCAGGGAGGCCcccaaaataaacatttccttatcGCCCTCCAACACCCCCACATTCTCTCCTCTGAGACTTTGCACACTCCTCCTCCTAAAGtctctcttctccatttcctcacgCTGTTCAAGGCTCTACTAGCAACTGCCCTGCACAAGAAAGTCTCCCCCAAGCCTCCCAGTCAGAGGGACCCAGGCCCTCCTCCTTACCGAGACAAGGAAGACATGCCAACGACGATGGTGCCCAGGGACTG from the Desmodus rotundus isolate HL8 chromosome 5, HLdesRot8A.1, whole genome shotgun sequence genome contains:
- the MPEG1 gene encoding macrophage-expressed gene 1 protein, which encodes MNSFRGAVFFWVVVTWAKMGKLLGETDEAGSQTCKSALKLPVLEVLPGGGWDNLRNVDMGQVMDLTYTNCRTTEDGHYIIPNEIFTIPRKQSNLEMNSEILESWVNYQSSTSNSINTELSSLFSKVNGKFSLDFQKMKTLQVKDQAVTTQVQVRNLIYTVKINPVSKLNWGFKKLLMDISDRLENNQTRMATYLAELVVLNYGTHVITSVDAGAVLIQEDHIRSSFLQDSQSSRSAVTASAGAVFFDVVNFKFEENYTSQNAFTKSYLSNRTNSRVQSIGGVPFYPGITLQTWQQGIANNLVAIDRTGLPLHFFINPDMLPDLPGPLVKKLSKTVETAVRRYYTFNTYPGCTDLSSPNFNFQANTDDGSCEGKMTNFSFGGVYQECTQLSGSGAVQACQNLQQKNPLTGDFSCPSGYSPVHLLTQIHEEGYNGLECVRKCTLLVFCKTVCEDVFRVAKAEFKAFWCVASDQVPEYSGLLFGGLFSGKSINPLTNAQSCPAGYFQLRLFESLKVCASQDYELGYRFSVPFGGFFSCVVGNPLVDSAISKDLGAPALKKCPGGFSQHLAFISDGCQVSYCVKSGLFTGGALPPARLPPYTRPPLMSQAATNTVMVTNTETSSSWIKDPQTNQWRLGEPVELRRAMKVMHGNGGLSGGEAAGVTLGVTTFLAVLIALVIYHTRKYKKRGYQVIEDERQGLAPGTAETGDTPDQEQGQCSA